One Bacillus spongiae DNA window includes the following coding sequences:
- a CDS encoding Dps family protein gives MVEKLKQCLNNQIANWTVLYTKLHNYHWYVKGDQFFTLHEKFEEFYNEAGTYIDDLAERLLSIGGEPVATLSECLKNSSIQEARNNEGAAEMVKSLVGDFTLIIEELKKGMKLAEEAGDESTGDMLLAIHASLEKQNWMLKAFLGEKI, from the coding sequence ATCGTGGAAAAACTAAAACAATGCTTGAATAATCAAATTGCAAATTGGACGGTGCTTTATACGAAATTACATAATTACCATTGGTATGTAAAAGGGGATCAATTTTTTACCCTTCATGAAAAATTTGAAGAATTCTATAATGAAGCGGGCACGTATATTGATGATCTTGCAGAACGATTACTCTCGATTGGGGGGGAACCTGTCGCAACTTTATCAGAATGTTTGAAAAATTCATCCATTCAAGAAGCAAGAAACAATGAAGGAGCAGCGGAAATGGTGAAGAGTTTAGTTGGAGATTTTACTTTAATTATTGAGGAATTAAAAAAAGGAATGAAATTAGCTGAAGAAGCGGGCGATGAATCCACCGGTGATATGCTGTTAGCCATTCATGCCAGTCTAGAAAAACAGAATTGGATGTTGAAAGCATTTTTAGGTGAAAAAATATAG
- the pssA gene encoding CDP-diacylglycerol--serine O-phosphatidyltransferase produces the protein MFLSQVIDNTVRKLKAQTANALTILNLSLGSFAIINIIEGQLQLGAILIFFAALADRFDGMAARKLGIESELGKQLDSMCDIISFGVAPALLIYLGVINEFGAPAMFFTVFYIACGAFRLARFNIAENDGYFSGLPITAAGCFTTILFIAKSYIPSPVILFILIVLSFMMISNYRLKKV, from the coding sequence ATGTTCCTTTCACAGGTCATTGACAATACAGTTAGAAAGCTAAAAGCGCAAACCGCCAATGCACTAACGATTTTAAATTTATCTTTAGGTAGCTTTGCTATTATTAACATCATAGAAGGACAACTTCAATTAGGTGCAATACTAATATTTTTTGCTGCACTTGCCGACAGATTTGATGGTATGGCTGCAAGAAAACTCGGAATTGAGTCTGAACTAGGTAAACAGTTGGATTCTATGTGCGATATCATCTCTTTTGGAGTAGCACCTGCCCTTCTTATTTATTTAGGTGTCATTAATGAATTTGGAGCTCCTGCCATGTTTTTCACTGTTTTCTATATCGCATGCGGTGCCTTTCGACTTGCTCGTTTTAATATCGCAGAAAATGATGGTTATTTTTCAGGACTACCGATTACAGCTGCAGGTTGCTTTACCACAATTTTATTTATTGCTAAGTCTTATATCCCGTCACCTGTCATTTTATTTATCCTAATTGTATTATCATTTATGATGATCAGTAATTATCGATTGAAGAAAGTATAA
- a CDS encoding phosphatidylserine decarboxylase, which produces MKKYVYQTLIELTNKRWSSMILQRFVQSSISKKLIPAYIKLYKISQSDIKKNLTQFTSLHDFFIRELKIDARSVHTEEEMVVSPVDGVIEHSGNITQSLKMIVKNKEYSVEEMLGSPEKARQYENGTFIVIYLSPAHYHRIHSPLSADVVANHTLGKHSYPVNEAGLKYGRAVLSKNFRKIIELRKGSKNVAMAMIGAMWVNSIEVTNDRSKWRKGEEVAYFSFGSTVVLLFEKGQFIPMLPKGDRAIQMGQAIGKLSK; this is translated from the coding sequence TTGAAAAAATACGTTTACCAAACGCTTATTGAACTGACGAATAAGAGATGGAGTTCAATGATATTACAACGCTTTGTACAATCATCTATTAGTAAAAAATTGATTCCTGCTTATATTAAATTATATAAGATTTCTCAATCAGATATTAAAAAAAATCTCACTCAATTTACATCGCTACATGATTTTTTCATTCGTGAACTAAAAATCGATGCTCGATCTGTTCACACAGAAGAAGAAATGGTGGTCAGTCCAGTTGATGGGGTTATTGAACACTCTGGAAATATTACACAATCATTAAAAATGATTGTGAAAAATAAAGAATATTCAGTTGAAGAAATGCTAGGAAGTCCTGAGAAGGCTAGGCAATACGAAAATGGAACTTTTATCGTTATCTACTTAAGCCCTGCACACTACCATCGCATTCACAGTCCTCTTTCGGCAGATGTAGTAGCTAATCATACTTTAGGAAAACATTCTTATCCTGTTAATGAGGCGGGGTTAAAATATGGAAGGGCTGTATTGAGTAAAAATTTTCGGAAAATCATTGAATTGAGAAAAGGGTCTAAAAACGTAGCTATGGCAATGATAGGTGCTATGTGGGTCAATTCAATTGAGGTGACGAACGATCGGTCCAAGTGGCGTAAGGGAGAGGAAGTTGCATATTTCTCGTTCGGTTCTACGGTCGTTTTATTATTTGAAAAAGGACAGTTTATTCCGATGTTGCCTAAGGGGGACAGGGCAATCCAAATGGGACAAGCAATAGGGAAGTTATCAAAATAA
- a CDS encoding sporulation histidine kinase inhibitor Sda, whose amino-acid sequence MRKLSDELLVQSYYKAIELHLSPDFISLIEKELQRRGLYQVMKVSS is encoded by the coding sequence GTGCGCAAGCTTTCTGACGAGTTATTAGTTCAGTCTTATTACAAAGCGATAGAACTTCACTTAAGCCCAGACTTTATATCCCTAATTGAAAAAGAACTACAGCGACGTGGTCTTTATCAAGTGATGAAAGTGTCTTCATAA
- a CDS encoding YqeG family HAD IIIA-type phosphatase — MLKSFLPNKQVKDIFQITPKDLKNQGIKAVITDLDNTLVEWDRPNATPKLTEWFKRMQEEGILVTIVSNNNEARVKAFSDPLGIPFIYKARKPMGKAFSRAIKEMNVNKEETVVVGDQLLTDILGGNRNGFYTILVIPVAQTDGFVTKFNRRVERRIMSWFKRKGLLNWEEQS, encoded by the coding sequence GTGTTAAAATCGTTTTTACCAAACAAGCAAGTTAAGGATATTTTTCAAATAACACCAAAGGATCTAAAAAATCAAGGCATTAAAGCCGTTATAACGGATTTAGATAATACGTTAGTTGAATGGGATCGTCCAAATGCTACGCCTAAACTAACGGAATGGTTTAAAAGGATGCAAGAAGAGGGCATTCTAGTAACGATTGTTTCTAATAACAACGAAGCAAGAGTCAAAGCATTTTCAGACCCTTTAGGAATTCCATTTATTTATAAAGCACGAAAACCAATGGGAAAAGCATTTTCACGAGCAATAAAAGAGATGAATGTAAATAAAGAAGAGACGGTAGTCGTAGGCGATCAATTATTAACAGACATATTAGGTGGAAATCGCAATGGCTTTTATACTATACTTGTCATTCCTGTTGCACAAACTGATGGATTTGTAACGAAATTCAATCGGCGAGTAGAAAGAAGAATTATGTCTTGGTTTAAAAGAAAAGGTTTATTAAATTGGGAGGAACAATCGTGA
- the yqeH gene encoding ribosome biogenesis GTPase YqeH, giving the protein MSEQNIVCVGCGVTIQTTNKEEMGYSPPSALQKETIICQRCFRLKHYNEVQDVSLTDDDFLKILNGLGEVEGLIVKVVDIFDFNGSWLPGLHRFVGNNPILLIGNKVDLLPKSVKENKVINWMKHEAKALGLKPIDILLVSASKGRNIAQTLEAIETHRAGKDVYVVGCTNVGKSTFINRIIKEVSGEENVITTSHFPGTTLDMIEIPLDDGTALIDTPGIINHHQMAHYIGKEDLKVITPKKEIKSKVFQLNEEQTLFFGGLARFDFLSGNRTPFVCYVSNELNIHRTKLEKADELYNNHVGEMLTPPRSKEVGHFPELIRHEFMIKEGKTDIVFSGLGWITINDPGVKVAAYAPRGVSVFKRKSLI; this is encoded by the coding sequence GTGAGTGAGCAAAATATAGTATGTGTAGGGTGCGGAGTGACAATTCAGACGACAAATAAAGAAGAAATGGGCTATTCTCCACCCTCTGCTTTGCAGAAAGAAACCATTATATGCCAACGCTGCTTTCGCTTAAAGCATTATAACGAAGTTCAAGATGTTAGTCTAACGGACGATGACTTTTTAAAAATATTAAACGGCTTAGGTGAAGTAGAAGGCTTAATTGTAAAGGTTGTTGATATATTCGATTTTAATGGAAGCTGGTTACCTGGATTACATCGTTTTGTTGGCAACAACCCCATTTTACTCATCGGCAATAAAGTTGATTTATTACCGAAATCAGTAAAAGAAAATAAAGTAATTAATTGGATGAAACATGAGGCGAAAGCACTCGGACTAAAACCAATCGATATACTTCTTGTTAGTGCATCTAAAGGAAGAAATATTGCCCAAACCTTAGAGGCAATTGAGACTCATCGAGCAGGGAAAGATGTTTATGTTGTAGGTTGTACGAATGTAGGGAAGTCGACCTTTATTAACCGAATTATAAAAGAAGTTTCAGGTGAGGAAAACGTTATTACTACTTCTCATTTTCCAGGAACGACATTGGATATGATAGAAATCCCTTTAGATGATGGGACAGCATTAATTGATACTCCAGGAATCATTAATCACCATCAAATGGCCCATTATATCGGTAAAGAAGATTTAAAGGTAATTACACCGAAGAAAGAAATTAAGTCAAAGGTTTTTCAATTAAATGAAGAGCAAACGCTTTTCTTTGGGGGACTAGCACGATTTGATTTTCTCTCAGGAAACCGAACCCCTTTTGTGTGTTATGTATCAAATGAGCTCAACATTCATCGAACAAAACTAGAAAAAGCAGATGAACTATACAATAATCACGTTGGTGAAATGCTGACTCCTCCTAGGTCAAAGGAAGTCGGACATTTTCCTGAGTTAATTCGTCATGAGTTTATGATTAAAGAAGGAAAGACTGACATTGTATTTTCAGGATTAGGATGGATTACGATAAATGACCCAGGTGTTAAAGTTGCTGCCTATGCCCCAAGAGGGGTAAGTGTATTTAAGCGTAAATCATTAATTTAA
- the aroE gene encoding shikimate dehydrogenase: MNRLFGVIGDPIAHSMSPLMHNAIISAHHLKGYYHPFHIKRKDLEVAIKGMKALGVEGFNVTIPHKESILPLLDKVDPLAKAIGAVNTVVREGDSLIGYNTDGDGFISSLEKTVCNEDSVLVVGAGGAAKAIVYSLANKGIAHIDITNRTVEKAEEMLQKCPFPLKGKALSLEIAEKHLNRYDVIIQTTSIGMHPYIEESPMEVRQLKKSAFIVDIIYNPSETKFLQEARKQGAQVQNGLGMFVHQGALAFEKWTGIQPNTMKMKQVVLNQLGGNDNANR, from the coding sequence ATGAACAGATTGTTTGGGGTAATTGGAGACCCAATTGCTCATTCAATGTCTCCTCTTATGCATAATGCTATTATTTCAGCCCATCATTTAAAAGGTTATTATCATCCTTTTCATATAAAGAGAAAAGACTTAGAAGTTGCTATTAAAGGGATGAAAGCGCTGGGGGTAGAAGGGTTTAATGTTACTATCCCTCATAAGGAAAGTATATTGCCATTATTAGATAAGGTTGACCCACTTGCCAAAGCTATTGGTGCAGTGAATACTGTGGTTCGTGAAGGAGATAGCTTAATTGGGTATAATACGGATGGAGATGGATTCATCTCATCGTTAGAAAAGACGGTTTGTAATGAGGATTCTGTATTGGTGGTTGGAGCAGGAGGAGCAGCCAAAGCAATAGTTTATTCACTGGCGAATAAGGGGATTGCTCATATTGACATAACAAATCGAACAGTTGAAAAAGCAGAGGAAATGTTACAAAAATGTCCTTTTCCCCTAAAAGGGAAAGCTCTTTCTCTTGAGATTGCTGAAAAGCATCTAAACCGATATGATGTGATTATTCAAACGACGTCAATTGGCATGCATCCTTATATTGAGGAAAGCCCAATGGAAGTGAGACAGTTAAAAAAATCTGCATTTATAGTAGATATAATATACAATCCAAGTGAAACGAAGTTTTTACAGGAAGCAAGAAAGCAAGGAGCACAAGTGCAAAATGGCTTAGGAATGTTTGTTCATCAGGGAGCTCTCGCTTTCGAAAAATGGACAGGTATTCAACCTAATACTATGAAGATGAAGCAAGTGGTTTTAAATCAACTAGGAGGAAATGACAATGCTAACAGGTAA
- the yhbY gene encoding ribosome assembly RNA-binding protein YhbY, protein MLTGKQKRFLRSKAHHLTPIFQVGKGGVNENMIKQIDDVLESRELIKVSILQNCDEDRNDVAQDLSKGAHAQVVQIIGNTIVLYKQSKENKQIVLPS, encoded by the coding sequence ATGCTAACAGGTAAACAAAAACGATTCTTACGATCAAAAGCTCATCACCTTACACCGATTTTTCAAGTTGGGAAGGGCGGAGTTAATGAAAATATGATAAAACAAATCGATGATGTGCTAGAGAGTAGAGAATTAATTAAAGTAAGCATTTTACAAAATTGTGATGAAGACCGAAATGATGTCGCGCAAGATTTATCTAAGGGTGCTCATGCACAAGTTGTTCAAATAATTGGAAATACGATTGTCTTATATAAACAGTCTAAAGAAAATAAACAAATTGTTCTTCCTTCTTAA
- a CDS encoding nicotinate-nucleotide adenylyltransferase, with translation MKKRVGLLGGTFNPPHIGHLVIANEALGQLNLDEIWFMPNGNPPHKEVKGHISNEQRRKMVELAVQSHPSFYVQPIELEREGKSYTVDTIHLLKEQHSTIDYYFIIGGDMVESLQTWYKIDELMKMVSFVGVNRPGHSIKTPFSIEMIEVPNFEISSSAIRLKCKEGKSIKYLVPDSVMTFIEEEKLYGSY, from the coding sequence ATGAAGAAAAGAGTAGGTTTACTGGGGGGGACATTTAACCCACCCCATATCGGACATTTAGTTATAGCTAATGAAGCATTGGGGCAGTTAAACCTTGATGAAATTTGGTTTATGCCAAATGGAAACCCACCCCATAAAGAAGTGAAGGGTCATATAAGTAATGAACAAAGAAGAAAAATGGTAGAGCTTGCTGTTCAATCTCACCCTTCCTTTTATGTGCAGCCGATTGAATTAGAACGTGAAGGCAAGTCTTATACAGTTGATACGATCCATTTACTTAAGGAACAACATTCTACGATTGATTATTATTTTATTATTGGTGGAGATATGGTGGAGTCGCTACAAACTTGGTATAAAATAGACGAATTAATGAAAATGGTTTCGTTTGTGGGTGTCAATCGACCAGGACATTCAATAAAGACTCCCTTCTCAATTGAGATGATCGAGGTACCAAATTTCGAAATCTCCTCAAGTGCTATTCGATTAAAATGTAAAGAAGGGAAAAGTATAAAATATCTTGTTCCCGATTCTGTCATGACCTTTATCGAGGAGGAGAAATTGTATGGATCGTACTGA